In Maylandia zebra isolate NMK-2024a linkage group LG9, Mzebra_GT3a, whole genome shotgun sequence, the genomic stretch CTGCACAGTGGCCCAGTATAAGATCATTACTAATTATTTTGAACCAGAATAAAAACAGTGCAGGGCTTCGGTCCTACATCCTGAGTTTTGGACTTTCAGGTTTGATTTCTTGTTGATGATTTAACAATTAGAATGATGTTGaagttgtttgtgtttgcagggaCTGTTTCACcttctctgtgtttcctgtctcgGTGTTCTTTGCTTTATATTGAGTTCTGCTTCCTGTATCTTGTTATTCCTGATTTGTTCTGGCGTGTTTCCTCCTAGTCTCGTCTTGTTGTCTGCCCTTGTCTTTGTGTTGTCCCTCTCAGCTGTGTGTCCTCTGCGTGACTCCTGGACTTCTGGATGTTTGGATTCCCCGGTGTTTTGAAATTAGTTTATTACTCAGTAAAATCAGCATTAAAGGCTCACTTTATGTCCTGCTCCTTTGTCCCGAGTCTCCAACCGCTAGCTGCACAGCTAAACCTGACATACAGAGCTGTAAATGAGCAAAATAGGTCCCCTTTAAATAGGAGGACTTGACCTAAGTGACTGACACTGATACTGATGATTCTTCTAATATTTCCAGGCCTGCTCTTGACTTGgcatttcagctgttttcaagTTGCATCAATGTAAAGCACAGGCAGCCTCCCAAAGCTTAAATAAGCCAAACTCTTCATTGTGATATATTAACATCAGGATTAGGGGTGTCAAATTATCGCGTTAATTGCgattaattaattacaatgCTATTTAGCGCGTTATGTTTTTTAATCTCGTTAATCTAATTTTTAATCTCTTGACGTCATTGATTTTGTATGAGAGTTGCTATGTTATAAAATCCGTTTTTATGTGCTGGGCTCCTTGTGCTTGACTTGTTGGGGGTGGAGTCACGTCGTGAGGTCAAGGTGAGAAGTGGTGATTAGCTTACAGTGTGGATATGGAGGCGCATCTGAGAGTTGTTGGCCCAATGAACGGGAAATTTGTATTTCATAAACGCCCCGACGGCACCATTGACAAAGGTAAAGTGGTCTGCCTAGAGTGTAAGAAGGAGTTTGCTTACCACCGAAGCAGCTCAAGTTTGGCCTATCACCTCAACGCAAAGCACCCAGCCGCGAGTGCAGCAACAGCTAGCAGTGAAGACGTTAGCAATATAGCAAGCCAGAGCAAAGCTTTTCGCCAAACAAAACTAGAGAATACCCCTCGTATGAGCAAGTCTGCGACCGACAGGCTGACTAATGTTATTGCCAAGTGGATAGCGATGAACTGTAGGCCGATAAATATAGTAGAGGACGAAGGATTGACAGAGGTGTTGCAAATTGCGTCCAATGACCCGTCATACAAGCCGCCGTGCAGGACTACAGTAACGACCAAAATCAGCAAAATGTACGACggcgaaaagaaaaacaaacttgagATTTTGGCGGAGGATTCTCCCAACTGTGTTGCTATAACCGGAGATCACTGGACCTCAGCTGGCAACCACAGCTATTTTGGGGTGACTGGACACTTTATTGATAGTGAGTGGAACCTCAACTCATTTGCACTGACCGTCATGAGAACAGAAACCAGGCACTTTGCTGATAAATGCGCCGAACAGTTCCTCAAGGTAGCAAATGACTGGGGTATTGAAAACAAGATATCCACCATTGGCACAGACAGCGCAGCAAACATGCTGGCTGCTATGAGAGCACTTCCATATGAGCACATCGCCTGCAATGCTCACATTCTCCAGAGGACCATCACGGTATGTCTCGATAGCAGTGGTTTTGTCGGTGTACTGGCAAAGTGCCGCAAGATTGTTGGTCATTTTAAACAAAGCCCTGCGAGTACCACAGAACTTAACCAACAACAAGTAGCACTCGGAAAGAAGAGCGATCAACTTATACAGGATGTACCCACCAGGTGGAACTCGACTCTCGCAATGGTCTCACGCCTCCTATGTAACCGAGAGgctgtccaggctacgttggacCAACAGAACCACAGGTTGGTCTTGCCAACCGAAGCTGAGTGGGCGAAACTGCAGAGGCTGGAGCTCCTGCTTGAACCATGCAAGTAAGTTCAAATAAACACCTTCccattttaattatataaactaCTGTTACATGTGTAAAATCAAAATTAATGAACATAACAAGGAACTTTTAAGGACAATTAAATTGGAAATCAGTTACACTTTGATTTAAATGAATCCAGCTAGGTTTATTTAGCAAACCTCTCCACCTCTGCAGGTATGGGACAGAGCTGCTGGGTGGTGAGGCCTACGTCTCTTGCTCTGTAGTGCTGCCTGCTTTTCGCCATCTGTACCGTGTCATGGACATTACTGATGATGATCCTGCCTACGTGGTGAAGTTCAAGAATGCCTTCCAGAAGGATCTGGCAGCACGACGAGCTAATGGCAACGAGATATGGTTCGAGGTGGCCACAGCATTGGATCCACGGTTTAAGGATTTGAAATGTCTTCCAAGAGAAAAGAGGGAACAGGTAGGACAATAAGGTTAAGCTGGACTAATGAGTCCAATTCATTATcaaatcaaacttttatttattatatggaacacaaagttctttacaagattaaataaaataaaaaaaaagcacttagtTTTAATCacaatcattcattcattcattcattcattcattcaggtgTGGACCATTCTGGAGAATATGCTCCAGGCAGCAGAGCCCAGAAGAGCAGATAGTCTCCAGCCCTCCACAGAGGATGATGGACCAGctcagaagaagaggaggagcgaACTCCTTCTGGGGTCTGACTCTGACTCAGAAGATGGAATTGAGTCTGGAGAGCTGCAGCGCTACAGAGCAGAACCCAGCATCAGTATTGATGACTGTCCCCTGCAGTGGTGGTATGCTCACTCAGGAGTCTATGAAAAGCTGTCAGTCCTAGCACAAAAGTACCTGGCCTCCCCAGCTACCTCTGTACCCTGTGAGAGACTCTTTAGCCTTGCAGGCCACATAGTGCAAAAGAAAAGGGCAGCCTTGCTTCCAGAAAATGTTACCAGGCTGGTGTGTCTTAGCGACTGGCTGAGGAAGAAGAAATGAGACACATGTGGTCAGCATAGCTGCTGTGTCATTTGTAGCCTACTAGAATAGATTGCTTGATGttcagcacttttttttgtgATGGAAGAATACTTTGATGTGCTAACTTGCAGCACTGCaatgtcagttttatttttcattatctgAAGCAGAGGAATTTCAGTGCTGTATTGCTCAGAAAAGAGCAACTCTGATGTGCTAACTTGCAGCActtaatttatttgattttatttgtatttatttttccacttaTTTTACAAAAGAATACAACAGTATGTAAATGGTTGCATCTGTTTAACGTTTGTTAAACAATAAATGACTTTATAAAGTCACTTTCTTTGTTATATCAGTCTTTTGGTCTGCCACAATAAGTTGAGGGCTTTCCTCAGCTATTTTTAGGTGAGATTAAAAAAGAGATTAATTAgatcaattaattaaaaatcataattaattaatctctatttttttttaatctcttgacAGCACTAATCAGGATAACTCTGCTGTATTTATCATTGGTCTGACTGCTTTTAATTTATCCAGGGAACATAAACTGTGCTTTTGGCGAGCTGTGAACATCGATCTTAAACTAAGCAGGTCTGTGTGGCGGCAGTTAGTTTAACAAAATCACGAGCCGGTGTGCTTTGAATGTAGCAGCGGGATGAGTCATCTTAGTGTTGAGAAATCTACTTCACAGTTTCAGAACTACAGAGAACTAATAGAGACTGTTTcatgtttcacacacacaccaaccacAACATTAGACTCGGTGACGACGACACTGATCGTCTCATTACAGTAAAACGTGCCGCCAACTTGCTTATACGTGTCACACCCACTGAAACATAGTTTCTCCACGACCCCATTAGAATGAGATTCCTTGATACCAGAGACCTTCTGAGAAAAGACCATGCAAAGAACATGAGGGAAACGGGAGCACCGACTTGGACAACAAGCTCCCCGGCTAGTAATCAGATCAGACATAAGAGAAGTGCCGGAACAAGCCCGATCAACCCACAGTATCCTAAAGGTCAGCTGCCAGTGTCCTGGTGCCACACACCACAGGATATATCCCAGATTCCCATGCCCTGATCGGTCAGACCTGTTTTCGAGACAGGAGGACCATATTAAGCAAACTGCCGTGTTGATGTTCGATATACTGCATCTTTTGACACAGACCAACTAATGTTTACCAGTGTACCCAGGACAAATATCTATGCTGGGATCACATTTTAGGAATTCTGAAAAACATTTcaataaagagagagagcgagcaggGTGGATTCAAACCTCATCCTGTCATCAGCTCACAGAGACAAACCTGCTGGTGCGATCAATCATCTGGTTGAAGGTAGCTGAGCTGCAGGCAGAGCCCCCCACACCCCAAAAACAAAAGAGTAGAATATAGATTTACAAGACTGCAATATTCAAATGATTCTTCCTCGTGGGAAATTGGTGCATTTCCTCATCCCAGCGATGCCCAGAATCacttccttcctcctcctctcctccgcCATCCTCTTCCTCTCACTTCTCACCAAAAAATACATCTCCCCCACCGTTGGGTGACAGGGGTGGGGGTGCACATTAAGCCAAGCTGAGCCATGCTGAGCCGAgccaagaaaaacacacagaggagatatgagttgcttgtggggctcgcacacaagaatttcactcgcatgtgctgtgccagtgtgcctgcacatgtgatgtgacaataaaaagtgatttgtgaTTTGTGAGTGTGATTTTTCCCCCTGATGCTTTGCTCGTCATTTTCAACACCTCCACTTTGGTGAAGGCTAAGCTCctcacatgcacacgcacaactcgaaaatacaaaaacatgtgTGGGAACAAAACGAACAAAATGCTCAAGCAGGCAACAAACACCAACAGACGCCTGCTTGTTGTTCTCCAGCGGACCTCCAGGATTTTGAAGGGCAACACTGGATTGTGGGATTGTCCAGTGTGCGAGACGCACTTCAGATGAGTATAGCGGCTCTTTGCTTCAGGCATGTTGTACAGTACAACATTACAGCGTGTGAGAGTAAAGGAGCGCCACACTTGCACTTCTTGCTTCCTGCCTCCATCTTCCCATCGCCTTCATTCTGCCTCAGAGATCAAGCTTcgctttttcttatttgtggGAAGAATTTCAATAGTAGTTTCATGTAGTGGTTAATATCAGCAGTATTTGACACTCACTGCACCTCCTGTTTCTATTCGGTCGtaaagtctgacgtcactagccgtgtctgggtctaaactccgctgcaggtccatatatcaaacgatcactatgggattactgagagttaaaaactgtctaaagtctttcatctttaataaaatgatcagcgttctgctctaccaggtgtaacaattgagtttaacatccaggcatccatgaaaacggaatttatgacatttaacggagttagaagttagcagggagttagctcgctagcttctatctaaatacaatatagcatgtcctgactgcggggttttggaaacaaattaaaacgtacagctctgctatcacttccaacataaatgaagacagaaaactaaacagcatgacgtttgtagggttactgaagttgggctagctggtatataatgatgtgctacgtgaccgctagcgacacagctatgttagcataatataaacaagctaactttttttccactcgataaaagttaacgtgagtgttctcggtggtcagaaacaaatgtaatcgcatggcaggatgctgtaaaaggaccaaacttcagcaagagaacaactgagataatccatccacaatatgaggttagtcattcatatactgctgcatgggctgggctgtagttacatcctaaggttttaaaaactgagcttaaataaatgattagcggtaataaaagccgagggaggtcaacagtgatcactgactgttttaggagctttttgagatcaaatagaagaaaatacaaaacattaaacatgttaacaacacaaaagccatattaaacgcagactactttagacccggaagtaggattcgtcacgtcatcacttaacaactgGATAGCAGCGCAGCTCTGAACACAAAAGCTTCTCAAAGTTTTCTTTAACAAACTAAATCCACCCGTATGAAAAATTAACACAATTTTGGCCATTTGATTTCAAATATAAATgttacagttttaaaaatgttacacTGTTACATACTATAAGCTACACtgtggccctgagaggtcacatgcactgcaacttaagaaaacaccagtaaatagaaaaacatcacaaaagcacacaaaacaaccAAAGTTGCATAAAAAACCCCGAATCACAAAAACCCCGACAACAGGCGTGTTTTTGGGGCGACGAAAGCACGACGGAAAAGCTGCGacagaagccaaaacaggaaggATTGCACTGAGACCCAAAAGAGGCAAAGTATTCATCGCGATTATCATTgtgagggagaaaaagatgcaggtaatgTGTTTAAATTCAGGATTCATAAAATAACGTAGATCCTTGTTTGCTATTAGTCACTTCCTGTTAGCTTGTCACTTCCTCAGCTAGTCGGTCGAGTTACTCCCCAAAAACATGGAGAGCTAAACATCTTTAACTGATCCGAGTGTTTTGTACCCACTGAGAGGAGATTCACCTGCCTGTCAACATTATGAACAAGCTTCTTTTAGGCGGCCTGAGGTTGTCAGGTTGTTCAGCTGTATCAGGAATGAATGCAGTCTGCAACACTTTGTGTCATAAATAAATCAGACTGTTTATAATGCAAGTTAAACTTAACAATGCTTAAACACTCGCAGTGTTTATGTAACTGGCACATATTTTATGAGAAGTGCAGCAGCATCAAAGAACGATAGCTCGGAAACAGCTTCCAGTTAAAAGCTGCTGGCACAGCTGAGGGGACACCCATGTATGGTCAAAGAAACTGTACATTTGTGAGGGTGGATTTTCTTTATAATTgcttcaaaacatttttttatgtaaTGCAGATCCACTGTCGTGTCCTATTTCTGGCTTAGCCAAACTCTTGCATAACTTTTTAACAGTGGCAGCAGGTACGTTTAAAACTAAGGGTGCTTTCAGGTGTCAAACAGGGCCTGTCTGAAAGCTGTGTaggaggaagagagaaagcgagaaagagaaaaagactgAGCCAAAATTGGATATCTGACTGCCAGTCTGCATCACGACTACACGCTCTGCAGAGTCGAGGCAAATGTGCTGCTTGTTTGACCATTGATCTGTGCCTACTGGATGTACTGGAGAGACAGGAAGCTAACCTCAGCATGTTGTTTatatttctgtgtctgtgtatgtatgtctcctctctctgagctAAGCGTAGCATACAGCTAGCATGAATGGCACATGCCCTGTATTAGATTTAACAGGCTGCTAGCTTGGTTGGTGAGCTTTAGCTGGTTGTACAAACAGTGATCATTAAACAAAGTGCATGCAAGGGGGTTCAGCTACACTGTTTCAGAGGCCTTTATTCATAAGGCAAATAACACAGCAGAGTACATGAAATGAGGTTCACGTGAAAAAGGATCCACATTCTCTACCTTCATATGAGCCAAAATGGACATCACGGGGAGAAGCTACATCTGTATGTGGGACACGTTTAGTCTCTTTGTtggtctttcttttcttttttgtttgtttgtgtgtttttttaagtgtgtCTGTTTTTCTAAAATGAAACTACCTGCCATAACTACAAGGGAAGGTCATTCCAACATTAGCAAAGCAGAAATCAGTTGCTCCTCTGCTGCTGTACACGCCACAGAACGTGTTAGACCCACTATTGAAATGCAGTTGGCTGACAATAGCCAGCAACACAAAGAGCTGTCTATCAGTGTGGCTCATTGCAAGAATCATTGCAGCTCTTCATTGTTAGGAAATTTAAAGGAGCAGATCATCGAATTCTGTCCTCAGGGAGGATGCATGTACCTACCACACTGTAGGCTGTGCCAACAACAGGTGCATCAATGCTAACAGGCTAATAACATTAATCCACAAGCATAGTGTGTCACAGATGTTTGTCCTgtacaaaaataatcccaaaagTAAAatagcacatttttttttaaaaaaaagaaaacttttcaCAGATTCCAAATCCATAATTTTggctttaaatattaaattctTATCTCTGGTTTTGACGTTTTTAACCGCACGTAAAAGACACTCTACATCTGTTTGCACCACTAAAGGAAAAAGCTACCTTACAATCTGAATGAGAACGTCAGAGCTCAAGGTCAGAAATATAAACCCCAGTTCTTTGAAgataaagtttgtttttctttccataaTTCTCTGGTTTGCTATTGTGATCGGTGTCCACTCAGGACATTTAGTACAGCAGAATTTATCATCAGCATTTATGCAACAAATTCTGCAGACATCAGTTCACTTGACTTTTGCATGAAAAATCTCTTTtcattagaaacattagttgaagGCCACTGACTTCAGTATTTATTGAGACTCTGATGTTAAACTGGTTAAGCTGACATGATAAACAGTGACTCTGTTTAGCCTAAAGACACCGCACGCCAAAGAACAAACCAACAGCAACACGAAGGGACTGATACAAACACTCGAGCAACGGAAGAGTCAACTGTCAAATGTTCCCTTTGCACCATTTCCAGGAACATATTGTGGATTAGCTACTTTACAAAATCCTTTAAAGCTTTGCTGATTGTCTTCTGGTGAGATTTTGCTACAATGTCTCTTTTGCAACAAACTAGACAGATGGGCTCATGTGAATCTACACCGCCAAGAGAAGAGAGTGTGAAATTTAAAAGGTCAGTGCGACAGAATCCAGCCTTGTTTTGTGGTGTTAGCAAATGTTCTAACTACATTAACATTCACGTTGATGTACAAACTCAACAACTTGAAATGGCTCTGATCCAATGGTAGCTGCCAGTCATGTGAATATTTTTGTTCCAGTTACAAACTTAAATCTGAAAAAGTGGAATATCGAGTCCAGCCTAGTCTAGCTGCTCTTCCTCACTCTCACTTAGTCTTAAGCTgccctttttttctctgttctagACCAATGGCATAATCACCCTTTCCTTGGATAACTCAGGCGTCCCCCCTCACCTCTCTTCCTTCGGTGGGCAGACGTCGTGGGTGCTCTTTCGCCTCCCACCCGCGGCGGCAAGAGAGTGGCAGGCCGGGCGGGCGCGGCATCAGAGCAGACGGGCAGCAGGACGGGCGGTGGCAGTGTTTCGTGGCAGCAGTTTTGGTGAGAGTCGACTGGCGCAGGAAGACGTTAAGGAGCTTCAGCAGCAACGGCAGGACCATGGTCCTCAACGGCAGCTCACCGCAGAGGGGTCAGGGTCAGGGCGGCCCGCTGGGTTTCCGTGACTGCCTGCAGTATGAACCAACTCTGTGACTTCCTTAAATAGTGTTGGGATGACAAGGATGTCACTGTTCAGAGGCAGTCCACAAGGAGTAGCATGGCATGGACTAAGTCTCATGCCTCGAGATGATGTCAGAAGTCACATGAAAGAGAGGAGATCATGCCATTCCCCTGCTTCCTGGGTACAGCTTGTCCTCTTCGCTCATAGGAGCCTTTTCCCTCGGGCTCAAGAACGGAGAGCGTCACATGCAGCTATTCAACAGCTTCCACCCTGATGCAACTGAACCCCAGCTCGCTTTCTGCTCTGCTTTCCCTCTGCAAGGCTCAGATCAGTCCTCAACTGCCCAACGGTTCCCTGTTAATCTACTGCCGACATCACTCTGTCCTTTGTCTTACAAAGTCTGAGTCCAAACTCTCAATGAGTTTCTTCCACTGTCCTCCACTTCTGCAGCATTCCTCTTGACGGGTGTCTGGCTGTCAACTCCTCGCAATCTTTGAATAAATCAGCATGCAACaggggagaaggaggagagaaaaggagagagatGGAGGATGGCAACAGGAGAGTCGGTTTCTATCAGTTGTAGATGGACCCACGATGctgttcagctgctgctggtatTACTACTACTCTGAAACAGAGCGGCAGAGAGAAGGAAGCGAGGGAAACAGAGCTGGAAAATGTGTGTTCCAGGAGGTGTTTCgctgagagaggaaaaaaaccttCCGCACAAAAGATACGAGATGCTGTGCTGAGGATAATCAGAGAAGAAGGAGTTGTGGGAGAGAGAGATACACACAGggtagtgagagagagagagagcatgggaAAAAATGACATAAATATGCATGCAGTATAAAGACGCAGTGTTAGAAGTACTGGTATTTTGTCATAGGTTATgttgccccccacccccacgcacacacactgagacTCACCTTCAAATATTACGTAATCTAGTGGAAGACTACTACAAACCGTGAAATGCAACAATTTCATGGAGAGGACGCTGACCATAACCTAACACAATAAATGATGAAGAGCACGTGTTGCCCAAAACTTATTATGGAGACGCACCCGGGGCCCAAACcgcaacacagacacaaatacaGTCACAAAGGGACACGACGTACAAATTAGGTTTGTCAGTATTTGTACCCTAAACTGCCTTTAGCATGTAACATTTTCACAGTGGCCATCTATTGGTTGGCTTGGCAAGACATTAACCAAACAACAGTCTACCTTTTAATTTAGCTAATTTGGCTAACATGTTAGCTAACTCTCAAATTCTCAAACTCAAGTGAAACACATATAAATATGTGCGCAGCAGCCTGAGTGAAGTCACCCATTGGTTTGTGAAGACTCAGCATTTTGGCCTCTGCCGTCTCTTGTTTTGATGAGTCCAAGGAGCTTACCATGCTCCACTACAATAATTAAGACTACAACTTACAAAATGAACACAATGTTGTGCTCAACAAGACTCAGTGCCATAAAAGAATTCTAAAATCTTTGTGCAAGGTAGCAAATTTGTTATTTTCTGTACAAGCCGACTATCAGCGAGTTGGTACTGCTGGCAAAccaaccaaaaaagaaaaagagtctTCATACTTTCTCTACAGCTGAGGAACTACAGACCATGCAGATTACTGTATTATGTCAacagtaaatggactgattcttataaatggtcagtgttggggagtaacggagtaCATGTACcagcgttacgtatttaaaatacaaaatatgagtaactgtat encodes the following:
- the LOC143420218 gene encoding E3 SUMO-protein ligase ZBED1-like, with the translated sequence MDITDDDPAYVVKFKNAFQKDLAARRANGNEIWFEVATALDPRFKDLKCLPREKREQVWTILENMLQAAEPRRADSLQPSTEDDGPAQKKRRSELLLGSDSDSEDGIESGELQRYRAEPSISIDDCPLQWWYAHSGVYEKLSVLAQKYLASPATSVPCERLFSLAGHIVQKKRAALLPENVTRLVCLSDWLRKKK